Proteins encoded together in one Bactrocera neohumeralis isolate Rockhampton unplaced genomic scaffold, APGP_CSIRO_Bneo_wtdbg2-racon-allhic-juicebox.fasta_v2 cluster11, whole genome shotgun sequence window:
- the LOC126765838 gene encoding uncharacterized protein LOC126765838 has product MPSNCRLRIFDTSTNITFLIDSGADVSVLPKCSKLARVNSSDMQLFAANSSPITVFGEVILRLNLNLRKDFVWSFVIADVTQAIIGADFLSHYDILPDLNRRCLLDRKTAVKSFYTVARINVSNISTISSARDFINSVREFSDVTRPVAPDSTTKSTLVHRKLDICRPSSSNWASPLHMVRKADGSWRPCGDYRALNAVTVPDKYPLPFLHDFSNTFAENSIFSKIDLQKAFHQIPIDPNDICKTAITTLFGLYEFTHITFGLRNAAQTFQRVINEVFRGIGNVFTYLDDICVASRSPEEHRAHLRIVFQRLLQHNLTINVAKSVLGVSELHLQRILNDS; this is encoded by the coding sequence ATGCCTTCGAACTGCCGCCTACGTATATTCGACACATCAACTAATATAACATTCCTAATCGACTCCGGCGCTGATGTGTCCGTACTTCCGAAGTGTTCGAAATTGGCACGAGTCAACTCATCGGATATGCAATTGTTTGCCGCTAATAGTTCACCGATTACGGTTTTTGGAGAAGTCATACTTCGCCTTAACCTCAACTTACGCAAGGATTTTGTTTGGAGCTTTGTGATTGCAGACGTAACCCAAGCAATCATTGGAGCAGATTTTTTATCACATTACGACATTTTACCTGATCTTAATCGACGATGTCTGCTCGATCGGAAAACAGCAGTTAAATCATTTTACACAGTAGCGCGAATCAATGTATCAAACATTTCAACCATAAGCTCAGCCCGAGATTTTATAAACTCGGTACGAGAGTTTAGTGACGTTACGCGACCAGTCGCTCCGGATTCTACAACGAAGTCCACCTTGGTTCACCGGAAACTGGACATATGTCGGCCATCCAGCAGTAATTGGGCTAGCCCATTACATATGGTGCGCAAGGCCGACGGGTCATGGAGACCGTGTGGAGACTACCGCGCGCTTAACGCGGTAACCGTCCCCGACAAATACCCTCTGCCGTTCCTGCACGATTTCAGTAATACTTTTGctgaaaattcaatattttcaaaaatcgatctACAGAAGGCCTTTCACCAGATCCCAATCGATCccaatgacatttgtaaaactgCCATCACAACTCTTTTTGGGTTGTACGAATTCACGCACATTACCTTTGGGTTGCGCAACGCGGCACAAACATTCCAaagagtcatcaacgaagtttTCCGCGGCATAGGTAATGTGTTCACCTACCTGGACGACATATGTGTCGCATCACGCTCCCCAGAAGAACATCGCGCACATCTTCGTATAGTTTTTCAACGATTACTCCAACACAACTTAACAATAAACGTAGCCAAATCAGTGCTTGGTGTATCAGAGCTGCATTTGCAAAGGATCTTAAACGATTCCTAG